A genomic window from Flintibacter sp. KGMB00164 includes:
- the lspA gene encoding signal peptidase II, whose protein sequence is MLYALLVAALVALDQLVKYLVVQNIPLGHHVPFLPYILDLTYVQNTGAAFSLFNEHTWILTLISLVMSVVLAVALVKKFFRHPLGRVCLALLLAGAVGNLIDRALQGYVVDMFNVLFMNFAVFNVADICVVVGGIGAALYYLLLWDKLEGPKSRENNL, encoded by the coding sequence ATGCTGTACGCCCTGCTTGTGGCCGCTCTGGTGGCCCTGGACCAGCTGGTAAAATATCTGGTGGTTCAAAATATCCCCCTGGGGCACCACGTGCCCTTTCTGCCCTACATTCTGGACCTGACCTACGTGCAGAACACCGGCGCCGCCTTCTCCCTGTTCAACGAGCACACCTGGATTTTGACCCTGATCTCCCTGGTGATGTCGGTGGTTTTGGCGGTGGCTCTGGTGAAAAAGTTCTTCCGCCATCCTCTGGGCCGGGTGTGTCTGGCTCTGCTGCTGGCAGGAGCCGTGGGCAACCTCATCGACCGGGCGCTGCAGGGCTACGTGGTGGACATGTTCAATGTGCTGTTTATGAACTTTGCCGTCTTTAATGTGGCCGACATCTGCGTGGTAGTGGGCGGCATCGGGGCCGCCCTGTACTACCTGCTGCTGTGGGACAAGCTGGAGGGACCCAAGTCCCGGGAGAACAACCTGTGA
- a CDS encoding RluA family pseudouridine synthase has translation MTPLILTAQEGGERLDAFVASQVEDLTRSAAQRLLEQGAVTSSGKPLKKNAKTTPGMVVEVLLPDPQPVEIVPQNIPLDVVYEDDDVIVVNKPVGLVVHPAPGHPDGTLVNALLYHCGDSLSGINGELRPGIVHRIDRDTSGLIIAAKNDRAHLALAAQLQDHTLARVYEAVAVGGFKEDSGTVNAPIGRHPVDRKKMAVDPKGRPAVTHWKVLGRYSGCTHLECRLETGRTHQIRVHMAYLGHPLLGDTMYGSKKPVPGLAGQCLHARRLRFIHPTTGQPVELECPLPEWFVNLLFSRKK, from the coding sequence GTGACCCCCCTCATTCTGACCGCCCAGGAGGGGGGCGAGCGGCTGGACGCCTTTGTGGCCAGCCAGGTAGAGGACCTGACCCGCTCCGCCGCCCAGCGCCTGCTGGAACAGGGGGCGGTGACCAGCAGTGGAAAGCCTCTGAAAAAGAACGCCAAGACCACCCCCGGCATGGTGGTGGAGGTGCTGCTCCCCGACCCTCAGCCGGTGGAGATCGTGCCTCAGAATATCCCTCTGGACGTGGTATACGAGGATGACGACGTGATCGTGGTGAACAAGCCGGTGGGGCTGGTGGTCCATCCCGCTCCCGGACACCCCGACGGCACCCTGGTCAACGCCCTGCTCTACCACTGCGGGGACTCCCTGTCGGGCATCAACGGGGAGCTGCGCCCGGGCATTGTCCACCGCATTGACCGGGACACCTCCGGCCTTATTATCGCGGCCAAAAACGACCGCGCCCATCTGGCTCTGGCCGCCCAGCTTCAGGACCACACCCTGGCCCGGGTGTACGAGGCGGTCGCGGTGGGCGGCTTCAAAGAGGACAGCGGCACGGTGAACGCCCCCATCGGCCGCCACCCGGTGGACCGGAAAAAGATGGCGGTGGACCCCAAGGGCCGTCCGGCGGTGACCCACTGGAAGGTGCTGGGACGTTATTCCGGCTGCACCCACTTGGAGTGCCGTCTGGAGACCGGCCGCACCCACCAGATCCGCGTCCACATGGCCTATCTGGGCCATCCCCTGCTGGGCGATACGATGTATGGGTCAAAAAAGCCGGTGCCAGGCCTGGCAGGCCAGTGCCTCCACGCCCGGCGGCTGCGCTTTATCCACCCCACCACCGGACAACCGGTGGAACTGGAGTGCCCCCTGCCTGAATGGTTTGTCAACCTACTTTTTTCGAGAAAAAAGTAG
- a CDS encoding anaerobic ribonucleoside-triphosphate reductase activating protein: MEIQGLQKMTLLDYPGKVACTVFLGGCDFRCPFCHNGELVLSPAPAEMNQEELLAFLKKRQGLLDGVCITGGEPLLRPDLPQLLDAVKAMGYPVKLDTNGSHPRALVDLVERKLVDYVAMDVKNSPERYPETVGVPGLDVGPIRESVGFLLEGLVDYEFRTTVVRELHDEDSFRAIGPWLSGAKRYFLQSFVDRDTVIQEGLHPWDRDHLQGFAELVRPWVPSVELRGVD; this comes from the coding sequence ATGGAGATCCAGGGCCTGCAAAAAATGACCCTGCTGGACTACCCCGGCAAGGTGGCCTGTACGGTTTTTCTGGGAGGGTGTGACTTTCGCTGTCCCTTCTGTCACAACGGGGAGCTGGTCCTCTCCCCTGCCCCGGCGGAGATGAACCAGGAGGAGCTGCTGGCCTTTTTGAAAAAGCGCCAGGGTCTGCTGGACGGGGTGTGCATCACCGGCGGAGAGCCGCTGCTGCGGCCTGACCTACCCCAGCTGCTGGATGCGGTGAAGGCCATGGGCTACCCGGTGAAGCTGGATACCAACGGCAGCCACCCCCGGGCTCTGGTGGACCTGGTGGAGCGCAAGCTGGTGGACTATGTGGCGATGGACGTGAAAAACAGCCCGGAGCGCTACCCGGAGACGGTGGGCGTGCCGGGTCTGGACGTGGGTCCCATCCGGGAGAGCGTGGGCTTTTTGCTGGAGGGCCTGGTGGACTATGAGTTTCGCACCACGGTGGTGCGGGAGCTGCACGACGAAGACAGTTTTCGCGCCATTGGTCCCTGGCTTTCCGGGGCGAAGCGATACTTTTTGCAGTCCTTTGTAGACCGGGACACGGTGATTCAGGAGGGGCTGCACCCCTGGGACCGGGATCATCTGCAAGGATTTGCTGAACTGGTGCGGCCCTGGGTGCCTTCCGTGGAGCTGCGGGGCGTAGATTAA